The Sorangiineae bacterium MSr11367 genome window below encodes:
- a CDS encoding DUF1957 domain-containing protein, producing the protein MPNGYLALVLHAHLPFVRHPEHARHLEERWFYEALIECYLPLLDAFDRMADDGVHFALTMSVTPPLASMLRDPLLCERFEGHLSRLEALTDREMKRLWGDERFAHVATFYREELTRIRGVWDRHRGDVIGGLVRHWDAGRIELITCAATHCYLPGMLPAREGIRPQLELGVRGFEKLVGRKPTGMWLAECAYHPSFDDEIAAAGIGFTLVDTHGVTFARPRPAFGVHAPIVSPSGVAFFARDAESSRQVWSREEGYPGDPHYRDFYRDIGFDLPESELMGEVAGDGSRLMTGIKYHRITGKTPHKEPYDPRIAKQIAWEHAGNFVFNRALQLQHLSARIPAPIIVAPYDAELYGHWWYEGPRFLESVFRQLPNTRGEVEAITLRGYLERHPVSVQATPAASSWGAGGYGEVWVGPEAAWSWRHVHHATRYVSWLVRNHRNVDGERGRALDQTIQELLLLQSSDWNFIIKTGTSLKYAESRIRSHVHRLRRLGHLVQTGVIEGADAAWLSDVSARDNFFHQLESDTLRSAFD; encoded by the coding sequence ATGCCGAACGGATACCTCGCGCTGGTACTGCACGCGCACCTCCCATTCGTCCGACATCCCGAGCACGCTCGGCATCTCGAGGAGCGCTGGTTTTACGAAGCGCTGATCGAATGTTACCTGCCGTTGCTCGACGCGTTCGACCGCATGGCCGACGACGGCGTGCACTTCGCGCTCACCATGAGCGTCACGCCGCCGCTGGCCTCGATGCTGCGCGACCCGCTGCTCTGCGAGCGCTTCGAAGGCCATCTCTCGCGCCTCGAAGCGCTCACCGATCGGGAGATGAAGCGGCTTTGGGGCGACGAACGCTTCGCCCACGTCGCCACCTTCTACCGTGAGGAGCTCACCCGCATTCGCGGCGTGTGGGACCGCCACCGCGGCGACGTCATCGGCGGGCTCGTGCGGCACTGGGACGCGGGACGCATCGAGCTCATCACGTGCGCCGCGACGCATTGCTACCTGCCGGGCATGCTTCCGGCGCGCGAAGGCATCCGCCCGCAGCTCGAATTGGGCGTGCGCGGCTTCGAGAAGCTCGTCGGGCGAAAGCCCACGGGCATGTGGCTGGCGGAGTGCGCCTACCACCCGAGCTTCGACGACGAGATCGCCGCCGCGGGCATTGGCTTCACCTTGGTCGACACGCACGGCGTGACGTTCGCGCGTCCGCGCCCCGCCTTCGGTGTGCACGCGCCCATCGTCTCGCCGTCGGGCGTCGCCTTCTTCGCACGCGACGCCGAGTCGAGCCGTCAGGTGTGGTCACGCGAAGAGGGCTACCCCGGCGATCCGCACTACCGCGACTTCTACCGCGACATCGGCTTCGACCTGCCGGAAAGCGAGTTGATGGGCGAGGTTGCCGGCGACGGCTCGCGCTTGATGACCGGCATCAAGTACCACCGCATCACCGGCAAGACTCCGCACAAAGAGCCGTACGATCCCCGCATCGCGAAGCAGATCGCCTGGGAGCACGCGGGCAACTTCGTCTTCAACCGCGCGTTGCAGCTGCAGCACCTGTCGGCGCGCATCCCCGCGCCGATCATCGTGGCGCCGTACGACGCCGAGCTTTATGGCCACTGGTGGTACGAAGGGCCGCGCTTCCTCGAATCGGTGTTCCGGCAACTGCCGAACACGCGTGGCGAGGTGGAGGCGATCACCTTGCGTGGCTACCTCGAGCGGCATCCCGTGTCGGTGCAGGCCACCCCGGCGGCGTCCTCGTGGGGCGCAGGCGGCTACGGCGAAGTGTGGGTCGGGCCCGAGGCGGCGTGGTCGTGGCGTCATGTCCACCATGCGACCCGCTACGTATCGTGGCTCGTGCGCAACCACCGTAACGTGGACGGTGAGCGGGGCCGCGCGCTCGACCAGACGATTCAGGAGCTCTTGCTGCTCCAATCGAGCGATTGGAACTTCATCATCAAGACGGGCACGTCGCTGAAGTACGCGGAATCGCGCATCCGCTCGCACGTGCACCGGCTGCGTCGTTTGGGGCACCTGGTTCAGACCGGTGTGATCGAGGGTGCGGATGCCGCG